In the genome of Victivallis lenta, one region contains:
- a CDS encoding pyruvate formate lyase family protein: MLHSFNPLGDRTPRRLSAATRELAARYLSGEIGSTLRSAPQAAGDEPCPVQLRRLAAEAETALSPDERLAGAARWLEATFHRFPGTDRPSVSHVTADFRHAVTGGLAGLEADIAAGRRANPEGAPFYDELAACIGAMRLWVERYRAELAERLEESPFFPRIAAALTQVPERPPRDFFEAVQSLWLFWTFQRLAGNWSGLGRIDELLGPFLDADLEAGRLDLGEAREILACFWIKGTEWITGRRVAGGDAQFYQNVILAGTGRDGREVCNRVTMLIFDIVEELHISDFPLGVRLSRKSPPPLLRRVAELQSRGGGIVSIYNEEVVIAALVKFGYPEKEACDFTNDGCWETLIPGETAFSYCPFDALQVWQDVFFADCNYPDFESLFAAYSAALRRRLEQVCAGCSGSFNAPDRTAPTPLLSLLMPSCIRSGRPYNRRGAKYNVVALHAGGLPDVANSFTAVRKLVYEDECCTLNELRGILLRDFGGDERLRRMFERCAVWYGNDDEAADAMLARVVSGFAAAAAEFRERDGLLHPAGISTFGREVEFAPSRLATPFGRRAHDYLSGNLAPSPGTDRNGPGAVVKSCCRNDFTQIPNGCPLDLRFDAAALASPSGVAMLEGLLKSFIGLGGYYLQVDAVSREMLVDAKAHPERYPNLAVRISGWSARFATLETAWQDMVIARSIQGAEAG, from the coding sequence ATGCTGCATTCCTTCAACCCGCTGGGCGACCGGACGCCGCGTCGGCTTTCGGCCGCGACCCGTGAACTCGCCGCCCGTTATCTGTCCGGGGAGATCGGTTCGACGCTCCGGTCCGCGCCGCAGGCTGCCGGAGACGAACCGTGTCCGGTTCAGCTGCGGCGGCTGGCGGCGGAGGCGGAGACGGCGCTCTCTCCCGACGAACGGCTGGCCGGAGCGGCGCGCTGGCTGGAGGCGACCTTTCACCGCTTCCCCGGCACCGACCGGCCGTCGGTCAGCCATGTGACGGCGGATTTCCGGCACGCGGTGACGGGCGGCCTCGCCGGACTCGAGGCCGATATCGCCGCCGGGCGGCGCGCCAATCCGGAGGGAGCACCTTTTTATGACGAGCTTGCGGCGTGCATCGGGGCGATGCGGCTCTGGGTGGAGCGCTACCGGGCGGAGCTGGCGGAGCGTCTCGAGGAGTCGCCGTTTTTTCCGCGGATCGCCGCCGCGCTCACGCAGGTGCCGGAGCGCCCGCCGCGCGATTTTTTCGAAGCGGTCCAGTCGCTCTGGCTGTTCTGGACCTTTCAGCGTCTCGCCGGGAACTGGTCCGGTCTCGGGCGGATTGACGAATTGCTCGGGCCCTTTCTCGATGCCGATCTCGAAGCCGGGCGGCTCGACCTCGGAGAAGCCCGCGAAATTCTGGCCTGCTTCTGGATCAAGGGCACCGAGTGGATCACGGGCCGCCGGGTCGCCGGCGGCGACGCGCAGTTCTATCAGAATGTGATCCTGGCCGGAACCGGCCGCGACGGGCGCGAAGTCTGCAACCGGGTCACCATGCTGATTTTCGACATCGTCGAAGAGCTTCACATCAGCGATTTTCCGCTCGGCGTCCGGCTGTCGCGGAAGAGCCCGCCGCCGCTGCTGCGCCGGGTCGCCGAGCTTCAGAGCCGCGGCGGAGGAATCGTCTCGATCTACAATGAAGAGGTCGTCATCGCCGCCCTCGTGAAGTTCGGCTATCCCGAAAAAGAGGCGTGTGATTTTACGAACGACGGCTGCTGGGAGACGCTGATTCCGGGCGAAACCGCCTTCAGCTACTGTCCGTTCGATGCGCTTCAGGTCTGGCAGGACGTGTTTTTCGCCGACTGCAATTATCCGGACTTCGAATCGCTGTTCGCGGCCTATTCCGCCGCGCTCAGGCGGCGGCTCGAACAGGTTTGCGCAGGCTGCTCCGGCAGTTTCAACGCCCCGGACCGGACCGCGCCGACGCCGCTGCTGTCGCTGCTGATGCCTTCCTGCATCCGTTCCGGGCGGCCGTACAACCGGCGCGGAGCGAAGTACAATGTCGTTGCGCTGCACGCGGGCGGGCTGCCGGATGTGGCGAACTCATTCACCGCCGTCCGCAAGCTGGTCTATGAGGACGAGTGCTGCACGCTCAACGAACTGCGCGGCATCCTGCTGCGGGATTTCGGCGGGGACGAGCGGCTGCGCCGGATGTTCGAACGCTGCGCCGTCTGGTACGGAAACGACGACGAAGCGGCCGACGCGATGCTGGCGCGGGTGGTCTCCGGTTTTGCCGCCGCCGCCGCGGAGTTCCGGGAGCGGGACGGCCTGCTGCATCCGGCCGGAATCAGCACCTTCGGGCGCGAAGTCGAATTTGCGCCCTCCCGGCTGGCCACGCCGTTCGGCAGGCGTGCGCACGATTATTTGTCCGGCAACCTCGCTCCGTCTCCCGGCACCGACCGCAACGGGCCCGGCGCCGTCGTCAAATCCTGCTGCCGGAACGACTTCACGCAGATTCCGAACGGCTGCCCGCTCGATTTGCGGTTCGACGCGGCCGCGCTTGCGTCCCCGTCCGGAGTCGCGATGCTCGAAGGGCTGCTGAAAAGCTTTATCGGACTCGGCGGATACTATCTTCAGGTCGATGCGGTCAGCCGCGAGATGCTGGTCGATGCGAAGGCGCACCCGGAACGCTATCCGAATCTCGCCGTCCGCATTTCGGGCTGGTCGGCCCGCTTTGCGACGCTCGAAACGGCCTGGCAGGACATGGTCATCGCCCGTTCGATTCAGGGGGCGGAGGCGGGATAA
- a CDS encoding secondary thiamine-phosphate synthase enzyme YjbQ — protein sequence MPEITVVTRECCELVDITRRIAALVPPDLGSGLCSVHSLHTTAALTVNENADPDVQHDLLAKLDALVPQHESYYRHAEGNSAAHLKSSLMGFSVTVPVRNGRLHLGTWQGIYLCEFDGPRTRRVVVTFVEAAR from the coding sequence ATGCCTGAAATCACCGTTGTCACGCGCGAATGCTGCGAGCTGGTCGATATCACCCGCCGGATTGCCGCACTGGTCCCGCCGGATCTGGGTTCGGGGCTCTGTTCGGTCCACTCCCTCCACACCACGGCCGCGCTGACGGTCAACGAAAACGCCGATCCGGACGTGCAGCACGACCTGCTGGCCAAACTCGACGCGCTCGTGCCGCAGCACGAAAGTTATTACCGTCACGCCGAAGGAAACAGCGCCGCCCACCTGAAATCGTCGCTCATGGGCTTTTCCGTCACGGTTCCGGTGCGGAACGGCAGGCTGCATCTCGGCACCTGGCAGGGCATCTACCTGTGTGAATTCGACGGGCCGCGCACCCGCCGGGTCGTGGTCACTTTCGTCGAAGCGGCAAGGTAA
- a CDS encoding TM2 domain-containing protein: MFCSNCGSRLPDGGKFCPNCGASAENPAPSAPVPAQQNIHVVIQPPPAPPRSRVAYVLLAFFFGWAGIHNFYAKRTGEGLVQLGVTLLSCGLMLWAVELWVLIEMFTVSRDGRNVPMRGRGILTAAILLAAGALLFFGAVGYPFYLRCRQEAALTGCREHLSRIGAALLLYADENGGAFPAADGIPGFEALPLAEAEVWVCPSGSEQVDFRRLSRRNCSYVYLGGANREQAECPVAFELPGNHARNRVNILYADGRVETHVFPGSVRSDVEVIGALADLEPDPELKAFLLRKR, encoded by the coding sequence ATGTTTTGTTCGAATTGCGGCAGCCGGCTTCCGGACGGCGGCAAATTCTGTCCGAATTGCGGAGCCTCTGCGGAGAATCCGGCGCCCTCCGCTCCCGTTCCGGCGCAGCAGAACATCCATGTCGTGATTCAGCCGCCGCCGGCTCCGCCGCGAAGCCGGGTCGCTTATGTGCTGCTGGCTTTTTTCTTCGGCTGGGCCGGAATCCACAACTTCTATGCGAAGCGGACCGGAGAAGGGCTCGTCCAGCTCGGCGTCACGCTCCTGAGCTGCGGCCTCATGCTCTGGGCGGTGGAGCTCTGGGTGCTGATCGAGATGTTCACCGTATCGCGGGACGGCCGGAACGTTCCGATGCGCGGCCGCGGCATTCTGACCGCGGCGATTCTGCTTGCCGCCGGCGCATTGCTGTTTTTCGGGGCGGTCGGCTATCCGTTCTATCTCCGCTGCCGGCAGGAGGCTGCGCTGACCGGCTGCCGGGAGCACCTGAGCAGGATCGGGGCCGCCCTCCTGCTGTATGCAGACGAAAACGGCGGCGCATTTCCGGCTGCGGACGGAATTCCGGGATTCGAGGCGCTGCCGCTGGCGGAGGCGGAGGTATGGGTGTGTCCGTCCGGCTCGGAGCAAGTCGACTTCAGGCGGCTTTCCCGGCGCAACTGCAGCTATGTTTATCTCGGCGGAGCGAACCGGGAACAGGCAGAGTGTCCGGTCGCTTTCGAACTGCCCGGCAACCACGCACGGAACCGCGTGAATATCCTGTATGCCGACGGCCGGGTCGAAACGCACGTCTTCCCCGGTTCCGTCCGCTCCGACGTCGAAGTAATCGGGGCGCTCGCCGATCTCGAACCCGATCCGGAACTCAAAGCCTTTCTGCTCCGGAAGCGGTGA
- a CDS encoding Gfo/Idh/MocA family protein — MKKRYCIVGTGGRSEMYIKAILNKFQDRAELVGFCDSNRKRMEYYNNVFLKKHCNNHPDIPTYMAQDFDKMIAECKPDIVIVTSMDRTHHKYTCRAMELGCDVISEKPMTIDAEKCQQIIDTKKRTGRNLTVTFNYRYAPRNSKVKEVLKSGIVGEITSVHFEWLLDTCHGADYFRRWHRNKVNSGGLMVHKATHHFDLVNWWIDSEPVTVFAMGDLKFYGKINAEKRGITEFYSRARGSEVAAKDPFALKVNEKDEALMGLYYNAESEDGYYRDQSVFGDGISIEDNMGVMVRYKNNVVMTYSLCAHCPWEGYRVVFNGTKGRLEFNVVERSFCDAEGEDFNSFGMRELAEDRSKLSPEIIFQPHWGKPQVIEYTTDTLAGHGGGDDRLLKHLFVGVDEDPLGLAAGYIDGAKSILTGIGANLSMQTGEPVNVQKLIQW; from the coding sequence ATGAAGAAACGTTACTGCATCGTCGGGACCGGCGGCCGGTCGGAAATGTACATCAAGGCGATCCTGAATAAGTTTCAGGACCGGGCCGAGCTGGTCGGGTTCTGCGACTCGAACCGGAAGCGGATGGAGTATTACAACAACGTCTTCCTCAAGAAGCATTGCAACAACCATCCCGATATTCCGACCTACATGGCGCAGGATTTCGATAAAATGATCGCCGAGTGCAAGCCGGACATCGTCATCGTGACTTCGATGGACCGCACCCACCACAAGTACACCTGCCGCGCCATGGAGCTTGGCTGCGACGTGATCAGCGAGAAGCCGATGACCATCGACGCCGAGAAGTGCCAGCAGATCATCGACACGAAAAAGCGCACCGGCAGGAACCTGACCGTCACCTTCAACTACCGTTACGCGCCGCGCAACAGCAAGGTCAAGGAGGTGCTGAAGTCCGGTATCGTCGGCGAGATCACCAGCGTTCACTTCGAGTGGCTGCTCGACACCTGCCACGGCGCGGACTACTTCCGCCGCTGGCACCGCAACAAGGTCAACTCCGGCGGCCTGATGGTCCACAAGGCGACGCACCACTTCGATCTGGTGAACTGGTGGATCGACTCCGAACCGGTGACCGTGTTCGCGATGGGAGATTTGAAGTTCTACGGCAAGATCAACGCCGAAAAGCGCGGCATCACCGAGTTTTACAGCCGCGCCCGCGGCAGCGAAGTCGCGGCGAAGGACCCGTTCGCCCTGAAGGTGAACGAGAAGGACGAGGCGCTGATGGGCCTCTACTACAATGCCGAATCCGAGGACGGCTACTACCGCGACCAGAGCGTGTTCGGCGACGGGATCAGCATCGAGGACAATATGGGCGTCATGGTCCGCTACAAGAACAACGTCGTCATGACTTACAGCCTCTGCGCGCATTGCCCGTGGGAGGGCTACCGGGTCGTCTTCAACGGCACGAAGGGACGGCTTGAGTTCAATGTGGTCGAGCGCTCGTTCTGCGACGCCGAGGGCGAGGATTTCAACAGCTTCGGCATGCGGGAGCTCGCCGAGGACCGCTCGAAGCTTTCGCCCGAGATCATCTTCCAGCCGCACTGGGGGAAACCGCAGGTCATCGAATACACGACCGACACGCTGGCCGGGCACGGCGGCGGCGACGACCGGCTGCTGAAGCACCTGTTCGTCGGAGTCGACGAGGATCCGCTCGGCCTCGCCGCCGGTTATATCGACGGCGCGAAGTCGATCCTGACCGGCATCGGCGCGAACCTCTCGATGCAGACCGGCGAGCCGGTCAACGTACAGAAGCTGATTCAGTGGTAA
- a CDS encoding LacI family DNA-binding transcriptional regulator produces the protein MAATLKMVAEAANVSIRTAGRALSGSGPVKSEVAKRVLAAARELHYVPNAAARNLKQQASRIVGIISGKSFFNECGQRRVRMLEEALREAKHYTLLGGLPGSQEELNELLRSWTGIVEAVIFLAWPPGWNAERLSSLPIRFLFIDCELSGDGYDRIETDRTSGVAAAVTELIRAGRRRIVRVGMDGAVGRRAGFEQAVAAAGEITSGFIATEGLEFADGFTAGDAIIAFGADAVFFDTDRMALGFYRYASERGVTIPEKVAVAGFDDDAAGAFAIPALTTVAHPDAETVARAVEKILSPAEGAPELVVYPARLVRRESISS, from the coding sequence ATGGCGGCAACACTGAAAATGGTGGCAGAGGCGGCGAATGTGTCGATCCGCACGGCCGGGCGGGCGCTTTCGGGTTCCGGGCCGGTGAAATCCGAGGTGGCGAAGCGGGTGCTCGCCGCCGCGCGGGAGCTGCACTATGTGCCGAACGCCGCCGCCCGCAACCTCAAGCAGCAGGCGAGCCGGATTGTCGGAATCATTTCCGGGAAGAGCTTTTTCAATGAATGCGGCCAGCGCCGGGTCAGGATGCTCGAAGAGGCCCTGCGCGAGGCGAAGCACTACACGCTGCTCGGCGGACTGCCGGGGAGCCAGGAGGAGCTGAACGAGCTGTTGCGGAGCTGGACCGGCATCGTCGAAGCGGTGATCTTCCTGGCTTGGCCGCCCGGCTGGAATGCGGAACGGCTTTCGAGTCTGCCGATCCGTTTTCTGTTCATCGACTGCGAGCTTTCCGGCGACGGATACGACCGGATCGAGACCGACCGGACGAGCGGGGTCGCCGCCGCCGTGACGGAGCTGATCCGGGCCGGCCGCCGCCGCATCGTCCGGGTCGGCATGGACGGCGCCGTCGGGCGCCGCGCCGGATTCGAGCAGGCGGTCGCCGCCGCCGGAGAAATCACGAGCGGTTTTATCGCGACGGAGGGGCTGGAATTCGCCGACGGCTTTACGGCCGGAGATGCGATCATCGCCTTCGGGGCGGATGCGGTTTTCTTCGATACCGACCGCATGGCGCTCGGCTTCTACCGTTATGCGAGCGAACGCGGTGTGACGATTCCGGAGAAGGTCGCCGTGGCCGGCTTCGACGACGACGCCGCCGGAGCGTTTGCGATTCCGGCGCTGACCACGGTCGCGCACCCCGACGCCGAAACCGTGGCGCGCGCCGTCGAAAAGATCCTTTCTCCGGCGGAGGGGGCGCCGGAGCTGGTCGTTTACCCCGCCCGGCTGGTGCGCCGGGAGAGCATTTCGTCCTGA
- a CDS encoding heparinase II/III domain-containing protein, with the protein MDRISSAHPRLLVGEFGFSVLKRNAASPEGKAFKARLLHDAELLLGYPPQPRKMEGRRLLSASRNVLYRINTLAAAWLLSGERKYADRAIREMTNAAGYSDWNPSHYLDVGEMTLALSIGYDWLYELLTPDERSLIERAIVDKGLKPSYQGKQWWITGSNNWNPVCHAGMVAGALAVVDLEPALAEKTVRRALENLPRSMKAGYAPNGAYPEGPMYWGYGTEFTAVLLAMLDAAFGEDFGLAAQPGFSVTGDFIQATTGPSGQPFNYADCNTRRGASFAMIYLAKKFGRSDWFDAVERKLFADVAAARPKSVERGGNRLLPLALLYLDIPAESGRPPLSYYSGDGSIVPIGILRSDHTSKAAWVGLKAGSPAGPHGHMDGGSFVFESEGRRWAVDLGMENYTKIEATRFQLWDGSREGDRWKLFRLGPASHNILRIDGAPQNVEGNAKITKFAADSAEMDLTSLYAPAARKVTRAAALLPGRALRLSDRLTGLRPNARITWQMCTRAEAEALPDGSLKLRYGKQELLIRKNVPGSWSIVPAELLRDPLESANPGAGMVSFTVPAPESGNVELEVTLTPL; encoded by the coding sequence ATGGATCGAATCAGTTCCGCCCACCCCCGGCTGCTGGTCGGGGAATTCGGATTTTCCGTCCTGAAACGCAATGCGGCGTCGCCGGAGGGGAAGGCTTTCAAAGCGCGCCTTCTGCACGATGCGGAGCTCCTGCTCGGCTATCCGCCGCAGCCGAGGAAGATGGAGGGGCGCCGGCTGCTCTCCGCCAGCCGGAACGTGCTGTACCGCATCAACACGCTCGCGGCAGCCTGGCTGCTCAGCGGCGAACGCAAATATGCGGACCGTGCGATCCGCGAAATGACCAATGCGGCCGGTTACTCCGACTGGAATCCGTCCCACTATCTCGACGTCGGCGAAATGACCCTCGCCCTTTCCATCGGCTACGACTGGCTGTATGAACTGCTGACTCCGGACGAACGCTCCCTGATCGAACGCGCCATCGTCGACAAGGGGCTCAAGCCCTCTTATCAGGGAAAGCAGTGGTGGATTACCGGCAGCAACAACTGGAATCCGGTCTGCCATGCCGGCATGGTCGCCGGGGCGCTCGCCGTCGTCGACCTCGAGCCGGCGCTGGCCGAAAAAACGGTCCGGCGCGCGCTTGAAAACCTGCCGCGCTCGATGAAGGCCGGCTACGCTCCGAACGGCGCCTATCCCGAAGGGCCGATGTACTGGGGATACGGAACGGAGTTCACGGCGGTTCTGCTCGCCATGCTCGATGCCGCCTTCGGCGAGGACTTCGGGCTTGCCGCGCAACCCGGATTTTCCGTCACCGGGGATTTTATCCAAGCGACGACCGGCCCCTCCGGGCAGCCGTTCAACTATGCCGACTGCAACACCCGGCGCGGCGCTTCGTTCGCGATGATCTATCTGGCGAAAAAATTCGGCCGGTCCGACTGGTTCGACGCCGTCGAGCGGAAGCTTTTCGCCGATGTCGCGGCAGCGCGCCCGAAATCCGTCGAACGGGGAGGCAACCGCCTGCTGCCGCTCGCGCTGCTCTATCTCGATATCCCGGCGGAATCAGGGAGGCCGCCGCTCTCCTATTACAGCGGCGACGGGTCGATCGTGCCGATCGGCATTCTGCGCTCCGACCACACTTCGAAAGCGGCCTGGGTCGGGCTCAAAGCCGGATCTCCGGCCGGTCCGCACGGCCATATGGACGGCGGCTCCTTCGTCTTCGAATCCGAAGGCCGCCGCTGGGCGGTCGATCTCGGCATGGAAAACTATACGAAGATCGAGGCGACCCGTTTTCAGCTCTGGGACGGCAGCCGGGAGGGCGACCGCTGGAAGCTCTTCCGCCTCGGCCCCGCCAGCCACAACATCCTCCGCATCGACGGCGCCCCGCAGAACGTGGAGGGCAACGCGAAAATCACGAAATTCGCCGCAGACAGCGCCGAAATGGACCTGACCTCCCTCTATGCCCCCGCCGCCCGCAAGGTGACCCGCGCGGCCGCGCTGCTGCCCGGCCGCGCGCTCCGGCTCAGCGACCGGTTGACCGGCCTCAGGCCGAACGCCCGGATCACCTGGCAGATGTGCACCCGGGCCGAGGCCGAAGCTTTGCCGGACGGCTCCCTCAAACTGCGGTATGGGAAGCAGGAGCTGCTCATCCGTAAAAATGTGCCCGGCAGCTGGAGCATCGTGCCGGCCGAACTCCTGCGGGACCCGCTCGAATCCGCCAACCCCGGCGCCGGCATGGTCAGTTTCACCGTTCCCGCCCCCGAATCCGGCAATGTCGAACTCGAAGTAACCCTGACCCCGCTCTGA
- a CDS encoding NUDIX domain-containing protein, which translates to MKPEAKLKRVLGEGRFLVLRELEYDNGSGPRLWEACDRNGTGSAAFILARIVPDDEILLVRQFRPPAGRLMLEFPAGLIDPGETAEQTAVRELYEETGYCGRVLGCSRPGWSSPGLTGETICMVRMEIDGDACRGRRIEPHPEENERIEVFRVKRSGLADFVAAQEAEGVGIDTKIYTYLAGMA; encoded by the coding sequence ATGAAACCTGAAGCAAAATTGAAACGTGTGCTCGGCGAAGGGCGCTTCCTGGTCCTGCGCGAGCTTGAATACGACAACGGCAGCGGTCCGCGCCTGTGGGAGGCATGCGACCGCAACGGAACCGGTTCGGCGGCCTTCATCCTCGCCCGCATCGTGCCGGATGACGAAATTTTACTGGTCCGCCAGTTCCGTCCGCCGGCCGGCAGGCTTATGCTCGAGTTCCCGGCCGGGCTCATCGATCCGGGCGAGACCGCCGAACAGACCGCCGTGCGCGAGCTCTATGAGGAGACCGGTTACTGCGGCCGCGTGCTCGGCTGCAGCCGCCCCGGATGGAGCTCTCCCGGACTCACCGGCGAAACCATCTGCATGGTCCGGATGGAAATTGACGGCGACGCCTGCCGCGGCAGGCGCATCGAGCCGCACCCGGAGGAGAACGAACGCATCGAAGTCTTCCGGGTCAAACGGTCCGGACTGGCGGATTTTGTCGCCGCGCAGGAGGCTGAGGGCGTCGGCATCGACACGAAAATCTACACTTATCTCGCCGGCATGGCGTAA
- the coaE gene encoding dephospho-CoA kinase (Dephospho-CoA kinase (CoaE) performs the final step in coenzyme A biosynthesis.) yields MILGVTGAFGCGKSAVLAAFAAHGWRTADADHLCHELYAEPEGPLARQFAARWGREVLTPEGAVDRRRLGAIVFADRTELEFLTGTLYPELSRKLDGLIADCRRAGEDGAFELPLLYEAGYGDKFDRVAAVWAAPEIRHARLREQRKFSEDEIRLREARQLPADAKLERADFGVINNDGLAELELQIGRLVRLLNGSVR; encoded by the coding sequence ATGATTTTAGGGGTTACCGGTGCGTTCGGCTGCGGCAAGAGCGCAGTGCTTGCGGCGTTTGCCGCCCACGGCTGGCGCACGGCCGATGCGGACCATCTCTGCCATGAGCTTTATGCGGAGCCGGAAGGACCGCTGGCGCGGCAGTTCGCGGCGCGCTGGGGGCGGGAAGTGCTGACTCCGGAAGGAGCAGTGGACCGCCGCCGCCTCGGGGCGATCGTCTTCGCGGACCGGACGGAGCTTGAGTTTCTGACCGGCACGCTCTATCCGGAGCTGTCGCGGAAACTCGACGGGCTGATTGCCGACTGCCGGCGGGCCGGAGAGGACGGCGCGTTTGAGCTTCCGCTCCTGTATGAAGCCGGCTACGGGGATAAATTCGACCGGGTGGCCGCGGTCTGGGCCGCGCCGGAAATCCGGCACGCGAGGCTGCGCGAACAGCGCAAATTTTCGGAGGACGAAATCCGGCTGCGCGAAGCCAGGCAGCTTCCGGCCGATGCGAAGCTTGAACGCGCCGATTTCGGAGTGATCAACAACGACGGCCTTGCGGAGCTCGAACTGCAGATCGGCCGGCTGGTCCGGCTTCTGAACGGGAGTGTCCGCTGA
- the rho gene encoding transcription termination factor Rho — MRELLIEELSDSAAAENANENCRREGVPAGDAGREPAEKGERAEQPSAQEPRPERPERSDRQDRDRQDRDHRRGNGNYNGNGNNRRERDVQRDHVVSSLNISELQEKSMQELAVMGAELGIEGIGALDKSTLVCEILRANAEKCGQMYGSGYLEVLPDGFGFLRSASYCYLPCSEDIYLSPSQIKRFALKTGDYVAGQIRTPREKERFFAMLKVETINNDSPERKKEIIPFNSLTPYFPTQRLVLERDPADFSTRIVDLVTPIGKGQRGLIVAPPRTGKTVLLQKIANSIRANNPEVKLIILLIDERPEEVTDMKRSVDAEVVSSTFDEPPERHVQVAEMVIEKAKRLVEYKHDVVILLDSITRLARAYNTLQPHSGKILTGGVDATALHKPKKIFGAARNIENHGSLTIIATALIETGSRMDDVIFEEFKGTGNMELHLDRNVSDRRIYPAINVEKSGTRKEELLLHPDELSKVWMLRKAINGVPAAEAMELLLGRLKKVKSNIEFLLTLQPNNN; from the coding sequence ATGCGGGAACTGCTGATCGAGGAACTCTCCGACTCCGCCGCCGCGGAAAATGCGAACGAAAACTGCCGCCGGGAAGGAGTTCCGGCCGGGGACGCCGGGCGGGAACCGGCGGAAAAGGGCGAACGCGCCGAGCAGCCGTCCGCGCAGGAGCCGCGCCCGGAACGCCCGGAGCGGTCCGACCGCCAGGACCGCGACCGCCAGGACCGCGATCACCGCCGCGGCAACGGCAATTACAACGGCAACGGCAACAACCGCCGGGAACGGGATGTCCAGCGTGACCATGTGGTCTCTTCGCTCAATATCTCCGAGCTGCAGGAAAAGTCGATGCAGGAGCTTGCCGTCATGGGCGCCGAACTCGGCATCGAAGGCATCGGCGCGCTCGACAAATCGACGCTGGTCTGTGAAATCCTGCGGGCGAACGCCGAGAAGTGCGGGCAGATGTACGGTTCGGGTTATCTCGAAGTCCTGCCGGACGGCTTCGGCTTCCTCCGCAGCGCGAGCTACTGTTACCTGCCGTGCTCGGAGGATATCTATCTGTCGCCCTCCCAGATCAAGCGTTTCGCCCTGAAAACCGGCGATTACGTGGCCGGGCAGATCCGCACGCCGCGCGAAAAGGAGCGTTTTTTCGCGATGCTGAAGGTCGAGACGATCAACAACGATTCGCCCGAGCGCAAGAAGGAGATCATTCCGTTCAACAGCCTGACGCCGTATTTCCCGACCCAGCGGCTTGTGCTCGAACGCGACCCGGCCGATTTTTCGACCCGGATCGTCGATCTGGTCACTCCGATCGGCAAGGGGCAGCGCGGACTCATCGTGGCGCCGCCGCGCACCGGCAAAACCGTGCTGCTGCAGAAGATCGCGAACAGCATCCGCGCGAACAACCCCGAAGTGAAGCTCATCATCCTGCTGATCGACGAGCGTCCGGAGGAAGTGACCGATATGAAGCGCAGCGTCGACGCCGAAGTGGTCAGCTCGACCTTCGACGAACCGCCCGAACGCCATGTCCAGGTGGCGGAGATGGTCATCGAGAAGGCGAAGCGGCTGGTCGAATACAAGCACGACGTCGTCATTCTGCTCGACAGCATCACGCGCCTGGCCCGCGCCTATAATACGCTTCAGCCGCACAGCGGCAAGATCCTGACCGGCGGCGTCGACGCGACCGCGCTGCACAAGCCGAAGAAGATTTTCGGCGCGGCGCGCAACATCGAAAACCACGGCAGTCTGACCATCATCGCGACCGCGCTGATCGAAACCGGCAGCCGCATGGACGACGTGATCTTCGAAGAGTTCAAAGGCACCGGCAACATGGAGCTGCACCTCGACCGCAATGTTTCGGACCGGAGGATCTACCCGGCGATCAACGTCGAGAAATCTGGCACCCGCAAGGAGGAGCTGCTGCTCCACCCGGATGAACTCAGCAAGGTCTGGATGCTGCGCAAGGCGATCAACGGCGTTCCGGCCGCGGAGGCGATGGAGCTTCTGCTCGGACGGCTGAAGAAGGTCAAGAGCAATATCGAATTCCTCCTGACGCTGCAGCCGAACAATAACTGA
- a CDS encoding FtsB family cell division protein, with protein sequence MAENRRKSAVSTYLLLFVLALVFAAAAVLLLPVYRSYQKKQAELGTLNEQLNDKRDESARLNTEVGELSRSPAAVEKVAREKFGLVKDGERVIKYAVPEKDRR encoded by the coding sequence ATGGCGGAGAACAGGAGAAAAAGCGCGGTGTCCACCTATCTGCTGCTGTTTGTTCTGGCTCTGGTATTCGCGGCGGCGGCAGTGCTGCTGCTGCCGGTTTACCGCAGCTACCAGAAGAAGCAGGCGGAACTCGGCACCCTGAATGAACAGCTCAACGACAAGCGCGACGAGAGCGCCCGGCTCAATACCGAGGTGGGCGAGCTGTCGCGCTCACCGGCCGCGGTTGAAAAGGTGGCCCGCGAAAAGTTCGGTCTGGTGAAGGACGGGGAGCGGGTGATCAAATACGCGGTTCCGGAGAAGGACAGGCGTTAG